The segment TCTCCAAGTTTCTGGCCTCCGGGTTTCTGGCCTCCGGCTTCTGGCCTCCGGGCTTCTGGCCTCCGGGCTTCTGGCCTCCAGGTTTCTGGCCTCCAGGTTTCTGGTCTCCGGTCTGTAAATTCTTCAAGCGCCTCCTAAACACATCAACCTTCACAAGGACCCTTCAAGATTCATCTGAACTTCAGAAGCCTCTCGTGTCTCTTCGAGAAGCCGTTTAATCTTCTGAACAACCTGAGAATCTTTAAGAACCAAAGGTTCCACTTCGAAGATCACATCAAACTTACCCTTACACTAACCCTTAACATTAAGTTTAACAATTATCAACaatttaattgttaaataaCTGATGAGAAGTTACagatacattttacacacacaagtctCTCTAAACCTAATTCTACCCTAAACCTGATTCTACCATAACCCTAAACTAAACCTAATCATAACCTGATTCTAACCATAACTCtaaactaaacctaattctaactctaacctaaacctaattctaaccataactctaacctaaacctaattctaactctaacctaaacctaattctaaccataactctaacctaaacctgattctaaccataactctaacctaaacctgattctaaacCTAAAACCAAGGATTAACCCTCAAAAATccaatttgtgaggaccagacaaaatgtcctcacaatgatggtattgaaccaaaatttgcctcataactatagatagacatgcgcacgcgcacgcgcacacatacacacacctgacagacagacaggtagagagacagacaggtgaaccAGGTGACTCGGACACTTTACTCAGTTGGGTGTTTCACGTGCTAACAGCTAAAAACATCACGATGCTAACGGTCCGCCGAGATCTCGGTCAGAAACAGCGCGAGACTCAGACCCAGTGACACGACAGACAGgtgagtgacagacagacattcgagggacagacaggtgaggaacagacagacaggctcaCCTGCAGGTCACCTGTTTGGTGCTCATCTTCCTCGCGGAGCTTCAGCTAAGCGGCTGCTTCAGAGTTGTCGCTACGGTGTCCCGTTCAAACTGTTCCGACTGACAACCGCAgtcacagcaggaaggttccTATGAGCTCTGTGTGATTACAATTATGTACTGAAGTGCAgtacatatatatctatatatgtacTGCACTTCAGTACTCtactttgtacttttacttcagtttgtatatatatatatatatatatcattaaagGATGCACAGAGACAACTCactcctcttttatttattttcaatccaacacacacagatgtacaaACACATAGATGCAcaaacatacactcacacagacagacagacagacgcacgtacacagatgcacacacacactcacacacacacacacacatagtctGACAGGTGAGATGGAAAACATGTTGACCTACGTTCAGTCACAAGATCATTTGACTGAGCTGTTTCCATGACGATGCAGCCAACATGGTACAAAGGTCACCTCTTCAGAAACTACAGGTGAGCCAGGTCACATGACGTCTGTCTTACAGCAGCTACACCGTGATAGGCTGGAGCTGTGGTTGTGGTGTAAACAGGCTGTCACCTGGCAACCAGGTGAGACACAGAAGAACCTGAAGAAAACAAGTCAGACGGAGAAGAAGCAAAGACAAGAGACTGCTCGAGAAAAACAAGGAATGAAAAGAGGATTTTAAGGAGGAGCTGAGGCCGGAAGAGACAAGtaaaggacagaggaggaagaagaggaggaagaggagtgagagaagaagtaagaggaagaggaggaggaagagtgagaggagaggagtaagagggggagtgagaggaagaggagtgagaggaagaggagtgagaggagatgGAGCGCAGCGTGATCCAGCTGAGTCACTGTCAGAAATACATCTTCTGTTTCTCGTTGCCGGACGAGTGTCCGAGCTgtggagaggagctggaggggagACGACTGCAGGAGGCGCCAGTGAGCCTCCCCTCCCCCTTCACCAACGGACATAACCGCTCCTGCTGCCTGCTGGTCACACCTGCACAGGACAACCTGAACAGGTAGTTACACTCAGTCATCAGTTCTAACCTGTCTGTACCAATCTCAGCCAATTAAAAATATGATCAACCAGTTTAATTCTGTAGAAACCAGTATAAACTCATTTAAACCAGTCAGATCAGCATCAGCAACCAGTTTAATATCGAGTGTGTGTACCTCTGGTTTGTTCTCAGAGACTTTGATGGGACTTCAGATCTGCACACAGGCATCTCCAACTCTAAAGGTAACTGTCAGTCTGACCTGTCGTTAGTTTACCACTGAACACTGTGTATTGACTCAattcaatatgtgtgtgtgtgtgtgtgtgtgtgtgtgtgtgtgtgtgtgtgtgtgtgtgtgtgtgtgtgtgtgtgtaggagttgTGTATAACTACACTCAGGGCGGGGTGCATAGGGACCAGAGTGGGTGGGAGCACTGCGTCAGTGTTCCTCTGGTCCGACCTGACATGTACCACCTGCTGGCTCAGTGGGACCAGTACCTGGACCACTTCTCTGATGGACCCATGTGGGACCCTGCATGGCACAGGTACTTCTCACACCTGGTACAGATACACCTCACACCTGGTACAGGTACACCTCACACCTGGTACAGATACACCTCACAACTGGTACAGGTACACCTCACACCTGGTACAGGTACACCTCACACCTGGTACAGGTACACCTCACACCTGGTACAGATACACCTCACAACTGGTACAGGTACACCTCACACCTGGTACAGATACACCTCACACCTGGTACAGATACACCTCACACCTGGTACAGGTACACCTCACACCTGGTACAGGTACACCTCACAACTGGTACAGGTACACCTCACACCTGGTACAGATACACCTCACACCTGGTACAGATACACCTCACAACTGGTACAGGTACACCTCACACCTGGTACAGATACACCTCACACCTGGTACAGATACACCTCACACCTGGTACAGATACACCTCACACCTGGTACAGGTACACCTCACACCTGGTACAGATACACCTCACAACTGGTACAGGTACACCTCACACCTGGTACAGGTACACCTCACACCTGGTACAGATACACCTCACACCTGGTACAGGTACACCTCACAACTGGTACAGGTACACCTCACAACTGGTACAGGTACACCTCACACCTGGTACAGGTACACCTCACACCTGGTACAGATACACCTCACACCTGGTACAGGTACTTCTCACACCTGGTATAGCTCACACCTGGTACAGCttacatctctctctgtccaggTTCAACGAGGACGACCATAACTGCTTCAGCTTCTGTCTCGGCTTTGTGAACAGCGTCCTGGCAGTGGAGGGGCGGAGCTCTCTGACCAGAGAGACGTTCACTCACACCTACATCCTGCCGAAGATGAAGAGAGTCTCAAAATTCACCACGTTGTACCAACACATCCAGAGACACCAGTACTACGTGgtagacagaaagagagacagacaggaggacagacaggaggatGTCCCCACCAGTGTTGGGCAGTCATCTGATAACTCTTTTCAGTACCAGTAATGTGAGGGATCCAATCTGAGAGTCAGACACTGTTGGACTGAGGGTTGGTCTGTCGGTTAAATTAGAGTGTGGACACCTGGCCTGAGCCTGTCAGACCCAGCAGGACCAGTTAGGACCCAACAGACCCAGGCAGACCCATCAGGACCAGTTAGGCGCTGTCAGGTTGAGCTGGGTTTGTACAACAAGTTTGAACAGATATTCTGGTTGGGATCTGGTTCCGTCCCTATCTACGTCTGTAGCCAGGGAGACATCCTCCATCATGAAGAGAACATGGGGTTCActgcacactgtgtgtgtatgagtgtcCTAATTGTAACTGtcacagtttgaaaataaatgagaaCAACTTCGAAGCTGCAGCTGttcaccaccagggggcgtggtgtgtatatatatatatatatatatataagaacaAGAAATCATGGAACATTAACAAAGAAGTGAAACAgtagaaaatatacaaaattaacAA is part of the Hippoglossus hippoglossus isolate fHipHip1 chromosome 5, fHipHip1.pri, whole genome shotgun sequence genome and harbors:
- the LOC117762158 gene encoding MKRN2 opposite strand protein-like, whose translation is MERSVIQLSHCQKYIFCFSLPDECPSCGEELEGRRLQEAPVSLPSPFTNGHNRSCCLLVTPAQDNLNRDFDGTSDLHTGISNSKGVVYNYTQGGVHRDQSGWEHCVSVPLVRPDMYHLLAQWDQYLDHFSDGPMWDPAWHRFNEDDHNCFSFCLGFVNSVLAVEGRSSLTRETFTHTYILPKMKRVSKFTTLYQHIQRHQYYVVDRKRDRQEDRQEDVPTSVGQSSDNSFQYQ